One Faecalicatena sp. Marseille-Q4148 DNA window includes the following coding sequences:
- a CDS encoding penicillin-binding protein 2 yields MAKKKKRKFEFLRKKFPMKMQKKLVMLFMAVILAFVGLIIRITYINASSGEKYTKIVLDQQQYDSKIIPFKRGDILDRNGSKLATSERVYNVILDAKVLLSDEKKQEKIISETASVVQECFGITEAELRATLKEKPESRYIIMKKQIDYDTAKKFEEMDADNENYPLLMGIWLEDDYIRSYPYDTLASDVLGFTSSGNVGNGGLESSYNDILNGTDGREYGYLDYDSSLERVVKEAKNGDHIVTTLDLNLQSMVEEVIAEFNKEYEKYDETTGRRTELGSKNTAVIIMDPNTGSILTEATYPFYNLNDPRDLTSFYSDEEIANLENTTNEKTGVNGKIEALQEIWKNFAVTDTFEPGSTMKPFTVAAGLESGKLTGNETYVCGGSLRVVENAAPIPCHYKDGHGTETIQDAVANSCNVALMHMASAIGPEEFCKYQKIFGFGEYTGIDLPGEALGILYQAEDMGPIDLATNSFGQNFNVTMTQMAAAFCSLVNGGNYYEPHLVKQIQDADGNVIENKDPVLMKKTISQKTSDMVKEYLRAVVEYGTGTDYQIEGYDIGGKTGTAQKHPRSENKHLLSFAGAAPISNPEVVIYVVIDEINTDNQSNSAYVADLSKRIMEKVFPYLGITQIEPAADDVPAEE; encoded by the coding sequence ATGGCGAAGAAAAAAAAGAGAAAATTTGAATTTTTGCGGAAAAAATTTCCGATGAAAATGCAGAAAAAGCTGGTAATGCTATTTATGGCAGTTATACTGGCTTTTGTTGGTTTAATTATTCGAATTACATACATTAATGCATCCAGCGGAGAAAAGTATACAAAAATCGTTTTGGATCAGCAGCAATATGACAGCAAGATCATTCCGTTTAAGCGGGGAGATATTCTCGACAGGAACGGCAGTAAGTTAGCGACAAGCGAGAGAGTATATAATGTAATTTTAGATGCAAAGGTGTTATTGTCAGATGAAAAGAAGCAGGAAAAGATTATTTCTGAGACAGCATCTGTTGTGCAGGAATGTTTCGGAATTACAGAAGCAGAACTTCGTGCAACTTTAAAAGAGAAACCGGAAAGCCGGTATATTATTATGAAAAAGCAGATTGATTATGATACGGCAAAGAAATTTGAAGAAATGGATGCGGACAATGAAAATTATCCGCTTCTTATGGGAATCTGGCTGGAAGATGATTACATCAGATCCTATCCGTATGATACGCTTGCCAGCGATGTGCTTGGATTTACGTCTTCCGGAAATGTGGGAAATGGCGGTCTTGAGAGTTCTTACAACGATATTTTAAATGGAACCGATGGAAGAGAGTATGGGTATCTTGATTACGATTCCTCGTTAGAGCGGGTAGTAAAAGAAGCAAAGAATGGCGACCATATTGTTACAACGCTTGACCTGAACCTGCAGAGTATGGTAGAAGAAGTTATTGCGGAATTTAATAAAGAATATGAGAAATATGACGAGACAACCGGACGGAGAACGGAGCTTGGAAGTAAAAATACAGCTGTGATTATTATGGATCCGAATACAGGAAGCATTCTGACAGAGGCGACTTATCCGTTTTACAATCTGAATGATCCAAGAGATCTGACTTCTTTCTATTCGGATGAAGAAATTGCGAATCTGGAAAACACAACGAATGAAAAAACAGGTGTGAATGGAAAGATTGAAGCGCTTCAGGAAATCTGGAAAAACTTTGCGGTGACAGATACATTTGAGCCGGGTTCAACAATGAAACCATTTACCGTGGCAGCGGGACTTGAAAGTGGAAAACTTACCGGTAACGAAACATATGTCTGCGGCGGTTCGCTTCGGGTTGTGGAAAATGCAGCGCCGATTCCATGTCACTACAAAGATGGACATGGAACGGAAACAATTCAGGATGCGGTGGCAAATTCCTGTAATGTGGCTCTGATGCATATGGCAAGCGCTATTGGTCCGGAAGAATTTTGCAAATATCAGAAGATTTTTGGATTTGGCGAGTATACCGGAATCGATTTACCAGGAGAAGCGCTTGGTATTTTATATCAGGCAGAAGATATGGGACCGATTGACCTGGCGACCAACTCTTTTGGGCAGAACTTTAATGTGACGATGACACAGATGGCAGCAGCATTTTGTTCGCTCGTAAATGGAGGCAATTATTATGAGCCGCATCTCGTGAAACAGATTCAGGATGCAGATGGAAATGTAATTGAGAATAAAGATCCGGTCTTAATGAAAAAAACAATTTCCCAGAAAACTTCTGATATGGTAAAAGAATACCTTCGGGCAGTTGTTGAATACGGAACCGGAACCGACTATCAGATTGAAGGCTATGATATTGGAGGTAAGACAGGTACAGCGCAGAAGCATCCGAGAAGTGAAAATAAACATTTGCTTTCATTTGCCGGAGCAGCGCCGATTAGCAATCCGGAAGTCGTGATCTATGTTGTGATTGATGAGATCAATACGGATAATCAGTCCAACAGCGCTTATGTGGCAGACCTTTCGAAAAGAATTATGGAAAAGGTATTCCCGTATCTGGGGATTACCCAAATAGAACCGGCGGCAGATGATGTGCCGGCAGAAGAATAG